A single Capricornis sumatraensis isolate serow.1 chromosome 20, serow.2, whole genome shotgun sequence DNA region contains:
- the C20H16orf95 gene encoding uncharacterized protein C16orf95 homolog, which yields MTVVLCPPSRLQELTVKEGGGQDAAVTAAEERSLAVTVGEVKPVGPQEKAPQARLQETVSGLSRDRAGKGVSSEADAHLGKVQTTTEKSSRAPSPTSAPGPPPARPAPEATRPRPRPLRRLRALCLQSPIRCQMCPVPSPVHREPICCECQAKFGGYLPVPRAKAVLPYWVPLSLRPQNQIQKMVQSYIPKTAKACPCPCHRFGGHLPMPRGQAVMPYWVPQVLRSHKKVVKRQQNFKGVPAPLDVRSRYNCWRICGEGHHLLKWQQLQALHQAGPVASGQPESPPASLLPLNLSLLTVLHALLRVMEAIR from the exons ATGACAGTGGTCCTGTGTCCCCCCAGCAGACTGCAGGAGCTCAcagtgaaggagggaggaggccaAGACGCTGCTGTCACAGCCGCCGAAGAGAGAAGTCTAGCTGTCACGGTTGGTGAGGTGAAGCCTGTGGGCCCACAGGAAAAGG CCCCGCAGGCCCGTCTGCAGGAAACAGTGAGTGGGCTTTCCCGGGATCGGGCGGGGAAAGGTGTGTCTTCCGAGGCCGACGCCCACCTAGGCAAGGTCCAGACCACGACCGAGAAGTCTTCACGTGCGCCTAGCCCGACCtccgcccccggcccgcccccggctcgccccgcccccgaagcgacccgcccccggccccgcccgctCCGCCGATTGCGAGCCCTGTGCCTTCAGAGCCCAATCAGATGCCAG ATGTGTCCTGTCCCCAGCCCTGTTCATCGAGAGCCCATCTGCTGTGAGTGCCAGGCCAAATTTGGGGGCTACCTGCCAGTGCCCAGGGCTAAGGCAGTACTACCTTACTGGGTCCCTCTCTCCTTGAGACCCCAAAATCAG ATCCAAAAGATGGTCCAGTCTTATATTCCCAAAACCGCCAAGGCATGCCCCTGCCCATGCCACCGCTTTGGGGGCCACCTCCCGATGCCTAGGGGTCAGGCCGTGATGCCCTACTGGGTGCCCCAGGTCCTGAGGTCTCACAAGAAG GTGGTGAAAAGGCAGCAGAATTTTAAAGGCGTCCCAG CCCCTCTGGATGTGCGCTCCAGGTACAACTGCTGGCGGATCTGTGGTGAAGGGCACCATCTCCTCAAGTGGCAGCAGCTCCAGGCTCTTCACCAGGCTGGGCCGGTGGCCTCAGGGCAGCCAGAAAGCcccccagcctccctcctgcctctcaaCCTCAGCCTCCTAACAGTCCTCCATGCCCTGCTGAGGGTCATGGAGGCCATCCGGTGA